One Leptospira noumeaensis DNA window includes the following coding sequences:
- a CDS encoding DUF1295 domain-containing protein gives MDNLLFSYLAAVIFAFLFMSLMWFWGKTRDNYAVIDVGWGLVIAGIATILVVFGTGTVFAKWAVLIPVWIWALRLSGFLYFTRIRTNHPEDKRYAGFRKDYGDNVHKKMFTNVFLLQGFLALFLSFPFYYAAHWKLFPNSGIIGPNGYLMVLLGWILFVVGVVGETISDRDLHKFVSDPNNKGKVCNLGLWKYTRHPNYFFEWVIWLGIGIIPILSAPWAALSLFTPVFMFVLLRFVSGVPFAEKYSLLSKGDVFREYMRTTNAFFPWFPKQK, from the coding sequence TTGGATAATTTATTATTTTCGTATCTAGCAGCTGTTATATTTGCATTTCTATTTATGAGTCTGATGTGGTTTTGGGGAAAAACCAGAGACAACTACGCAGTCATCGACGTGGGTTGGGGACTTGTCATTGCAGGTATTGCCACTATCCTAGTAGTTTTTGGAACGGGGACAGTGTTTGCGAAATGGGCTGTACTCATCCCAGTTTGGATTTGGGCTCTTCGTTTATCAGGGTTTCTTTACTTCACTCGCATCCGTACAAACCACCCAGAAGACAAAAGGTACGCTGGATTTCGTAAAGACTACGGTGACAATGTCCATAAAAAAATGTTTACGAATGTGTTTCTATTACAAGGATTTTTGGCCCTCTTTCTATCTTTCCCTTTTTATTATGCTGCCCATTGGAAATTATTTCCTAACTCCGGAATCATAGGGCCTAACGGATATTTGATGGTTCTTTTGGGTTGGATTTTGTTTGTGGTTGGGGTAGTGGGTGAAACTATTTCTGATCGTGACCTTCATAAGTTTGTATCCGATCCAAACAACAAAGGTAAGGTTTGTAATTTAGGTCTTTGGAAGTATACGAGACATCCCAATTATTTTTTTGAATGGGTGATTTGGCTTGGGATTGGGATCATTCCGATTCTTTCTGCACCTTGGGCGGCCCTTTCCCTTTTTACCCCCGTTTTTATGTTTGTACTCTTACGATTTGTTTCCGGTGTCCCTTTTGCAGAAAAATATTCCCTTCTTTCCAAAGGTGATGTTTTTCGCGAATATATGCGCACCACAAATGCATTTTTCCCTTGGTTTCCCAAACA